In the Colletotrichum lupini chromosome 1, complete sequence genome, one interval contains:
- a CDS encoding PTAB, which produces MTSNTSLFPVLRYVCDGVEQVKATGWFGGHVVAIGERKSQAEDGQLYAIPALSFSHICHVAAVEAIAAEFRDVVERGRLKGRHGAPSVLLLCWSILLHCLTPGWILLKKLALLHKSADRSPPALLDKGMSRIFLELPATPFRHIHTHSPEADGSIEQQQPDILAWSPAHLTLLCPYSVPVPQGPLSFSLDLDPYPAISCLMPFEASPFNLSTEYAYNLPFLRHHLPTSKANHLGFRCPLAKEPELSTPSQRLSLPDQFPLVASSLRPFFFSQPASTAPYHSPTSKKKNPKSFSPSLLPAFLARQGGAEKACSLRSTCAIKIGHLEPTRSPNVIDTGRLKHSSSTLTRFPHLFPLAFAIARNVDTSLLAHVFADANFLPRHSVGLSFGRRAHTHPPSHLPYISLPLLSLFVVASRPPYHNIAHPPLSSRRSSMPSRSLFTSRPHPHHTIDTTSRVLQITTPSLPRRAHLRNSSRPNPSTEDRHVDIHAVDHRHAGDMMTSMGPSFAGHPAGMQQHPGVPGHPMAQGMPHNPGQQGPGGGMPHQMHMAVSGPGGQVNPNQLMGGMPPGAGGPNAHALQHLNPAQNQMFQQNQFGNFQTPAAMAHATQMAQQRLFQQQQQARQALMAQQAFNANMAGVNGMPMGMPMNPMNAAQIAAMRQGMRPAQAMLAQQIALQQQAVAQQNQQMQQGQQQPGQPVQMNPQHMQNLQQAQMAMQQQQAQQQQAQQQAQQQQAQQQAQQQAQQQAQQQQQQGQQPQGGPQQPQPQPQQTPHQTPQQQPAQPVNPQSAGQPTPSQTPGPAPNQQPQPPQPQAQPQGPPQMAPQPGPQQMNPAQQAAAQAAVANSMALSQQQRREGMKGHCLLKLMQFSEHLSGFPGPKGKDDLSYWNSFVNQFFSTKGVFRHSVHITDVEDQADKQYEITYPALPRYFHTHFDSGVKNMQLIMEKGTTDRPLPGDGHWIENTKSSLVYWYDSGSHLVATGTVRAHFDAEQKIELFEFLTTNHEEYISRKAAIEAAKPVHNWVKEWHKVNSPDTKTSPEMSKKGKARMMKSPQNPPPEALVDLPESAVKRGMGVTEAVFQFLEIAEVIGQMNPLFAFYHNHPNLGPYAALEQYVGQINAQPQVMNGQPMPQAPRTPSFGQFPMGASPAQPHMQLPGSPHVTGSPAQGHMQAPGMQMQQSQQGTSSSGPSANTSPASNKRRRPSGVKMEEDGSQAPTPGGPQVNGVQNKGKPPTPRMAKRMKGNPAAVHMRVFGKHFGRSVLAGSSIHHISYVDLVWHLGLPSLSTKPTWKGRQVSAQPRDETSPTVCSANGDALGQRRPLNPSIRSNGATVASCCPAIEIRRG; this is translated from the exons ATGACCTCTAACACCTCTCTCTTCCCCGTGCTCCGGTACGTGTGTGATGGGGTCGAGCAAGTAAAAGCGACCGGGTGGTTCGGTGGACACGTGGTGGCCATTGGCGAACGCAAAAGCCAGGCGGAGGACGGGCAGCTCTACGCGATTCCGGCGCTATCATTTTCGCACATTTGTCATGTTGCTGCCGTGGAGGCCATTGCAGCGGAATTTCGGGATGTGGTCGAGCGAGGAAGATTGAAAGGACGACACGGAGCACCTA GTGTGCTTTTGCTGTGCTGGTCAATTCTGCTACACTGCCTGACCCCTGGGTGGATATTGCTGAAGAAGCTTGCCTTGTTGCATAAAAGTGCTGATCGCAGCCCTCCCGCTCTTCTTGATAAAGGCATGTCCCGCATTTTTCTGGAGCTTCCCGCCACCCCATTCCGGCATATCCAT ACCCACTCTCCCGAAGCCGATGGGAGCAtagagcagcagcagcccgaCATTCTGGCATGGTCGCCCGCCCACCTCACGCTTCTCTGTCCCTACTCTGTTCCCGTTCCCCAGGgccctctctctttctcgctCGACCTCGATCCTTATCCCGCCATTTCATGCCTTATGCCTT TTGAAGCCTCGCCTTTCAACCTTTCTACGGAGTACGCATACAACCTCCCATTTCTACGACACCACTTG CCAACCTCCAAAGCAAATCACTTGGGTTTCCGCTGCCCGCTTGCAAAAGAGCCAGAGCTCAGCACGCCCAGCCAGAGACTCTCTCTCCCAGACCAGTTCCCTTTGGTTGCGTCGTCTCTGCGTCCGTTCTTCTTTAGCCAGCCTGCCAGCACCGCACCGTACCACTCACCCAcctccaaaaaaaaaaaccccaaatctttctctccctctctcctTCCCGCTTTCCTGGCAAGGCAAGGCGGCGCGGAAAAGGCTTGTTCGTTGCGCTCGACTTGTGCAATAAAAATTGGGCATCTCGAACCAACCCGCTCTCCGAATGTCATCGACACCGGTCGATTGAAGCATTCGTCGTCCACTCTCACGAGATTCCCACATCTGTTTCCGCTCGCTTTCGCTATCGCGCGAAACGTCGACACGTCTTTGC TCGCCCACGTCTTTGCCGACGCCAACTTTCTACCCCGTCACTCAGTCGGGCTCTCCTTTGGTCGCAGGGCACATACCCACCCGCCATCTCACCTCCCCTACATCTCACTTCCACTTCTTTCGTTGTTTGTCGTCGCATCCCGACCTCCTTATCACAATATCGCCCACCCACCGTTGTCGTCACGCCGATCATCGATGCCTTCTCGGTCCCTCTTCACCT CCCGCCCGCACCCGCACCACACGATTGACACCACTTCCCGCGTCTTGCAAATCACGACTCCATCGCTGCCGCGTCGCGCCCATCTCCGCAACTCCAGCCGCCCCAATCCTTC TACGGAGGATAGACACGTCGATATCCACGCTGTGGATCATCGACACGCCGGAGACATGATGACGAGTATGGGACCGTCTTTTGCAGGCCATCCTGCCGGCATGCAACAGCATCCAGGTGTACCCGGGCACCCCATGGCCCAGGGTATGCCTCACAACCCAGGGCAGCAAGGCCCGGGCGGAGGAATGCCTCACCAGATGCACATGGCAGTATCAGGGCCTGGTGGTCAGGTTAATCCAAATCAGTTGATGGGCGGCATGCCGCCGGGTGCTGGAGGTCCGAACGCTCACGCTCTGCAGCATCTCAATCCTGCCCAAAACCAAATGTTCCAGCAAAATCAGTTTGGTAACT TCCAAACTCCAGCGGCGATGGCGCACGCCACCCAGATGGCACAGCAGCGCTTgttccagcagcagcaacaggcgCGGCAAGCGCTCATGGCCCAGCAGGCCTTCAACGCGAATATGGCGGGCGTCAATGGTATGCCGATGGGAATGCCAATGAACCCGATGAACGCAGCTCAGATCGCGGCTATGAGGCAGGGCATGCGGCCG GCACAGGCGATGCTCGCTCAGCAGATCGCTCTCCAGCAGCAAGCCGTCGCTCAACAGAATCAACAGATGCAACAGGGCCAACAACAGCCCGGCCAGCCGGTACAGATGAACCCTCAGCACATGCAAAACCTCCAACAGGCCCAGATGGCAATGCAACAGCAGCAAGCCCAGCAGCAACAGGCCCAGCAGCAGGCTCAGCAACAGCAGGCTCAGCAACAAGCTCAGCAACAGGCCCAGCAGCAAgcgcaacagcagcagcaacagggCCAGCAACCCCAAGGCGGACCGCAGCAGCCTCAACCGCAACCCCAGCAGACACCGCATCAGACACCACAGCAGCAGCCCGCGCAACCCGTCAATCCTCAATCTGCAGGACAGCCCACGCCGTCTCAAACTCCGGGCCCGGCACCGAACCAGCAACCGCAGCCCCCTCAGCCTCAAGCTCAACCGCAGGGTCCTCCTCAAATGGCTCCCCAACCTGGACCGCAACAAATGAACCCCGCGCAGCAGGCTGCGGCCCAGGCTGCCGTTGCCAACAGCATGGCTCTTTCTCAACAACAAAGGAGGGAAGGAATGAAGGGACACTGCCTACTCAAGTTAATGCAGTTTAGCGAACATTTGAGCGGCTTCCCC GGCCCCAAGGGCAAAGACGACCTGTCCTACTGGAATAGCTTCGTCAATCAATTCTTCTCCACCAAGGGCGTGTTCCGACACTCTGTACACATCACCGACGTCGAAGACCAGGCAGACAAGCAATACGAGATTACCTACCCCGCACTTCCTCGATACTTCCACACGCACTTCGACAGCGGTGTCAAGAACATGCAGTTGATCATGGAAAAGGGGACGACGGATCGACCACTCCCCGGCGACGGCCACTGGATTGAGAACACGAAGTCCAGTTTGGTCTACTGGTACGATAGCGGTTCGCAC CTTGTCGCTACGGGCACCGTCAGAGCCCACTTTGATGCGGAGCAAAAGATTGAACTCTTTGAATTCTTGACAACCAACCACGAAGAATACATTTCTAGAAAGGCCGCTATCGAAGCTGCGAAGCCCGTGCATAACTGGGTGAAGGAGTGGCACAAGGTCAACTCCCCTGACACCAAGACCTCCCCAGAAATGAGCAAGAAGGGCAAGGCTCGTATGATGAAGTCCCCGCAAAATCCTCCGCCAGAAGCACTGGTGGATCTTCCGGAGTCGGCGGTCAAGAGGGGTATGGGGGTTACCGAAGCTGTGTTCCAGTTCCTCGAG ATTGCTGAAGTGATCGGCCAAATGAACCCCCTTTTCGCCTTCTACCACAACCACCCTAACCTCGGCCCCTACGCTGCTCTTGAGCAGTACGTCGGCCAGATCAACGCCCAGCCGCAAGTCATGAACGGTCAGCCCATGCCCCAAGCTCCCAGGACACCCAGCTTCGGTCAGTTCCCAATGGGTGCGAGCCCGGCTCAGCCGCACATGCAGCTTCCTGGCTCGCCTCATGTCACTGGAAGCCCTGCGCAAGGCCACATGCAGGCACCCGGCATGCAGATGCAACAGAGCCAGCAAGGCACCAGCTCCAGCGGACCTAGTGCAAACACGTCTCCAGCTTCCAACAAGCGAAGACGCCCATCCGGCGTGAAGATGGAGGAGGACGGCTCCCAGGCACCTACCCCGGGTGGTCCTCAGGTCAATGGAGTCCAGAACAAGGGCAAGCCGCCTACGCCGCGGATGGCAAAGAGAATGAAGGGCAACCCGGC AGCTGTTCATATGCGGGTGTTTGGCAAGCATTTTGGACGTTCGGTGTTGGCTGGAAGCTCAATCCACCACATATCCTATGTCGATCTCGTTTGGCATCTAGGCCTCCCTTCACTCTCGACCAAGCCCACCTGGAAGGGCAGGCAAGTTTCTGCACAACCTCGGGACGAGACTTCACCAACTGTCTGCAGCGCAAATGGTGATGCCTTGGGTCAAAGGAGACCCCTGAACCCCTCCATACGGAGCAACGGTGCAACGGTAGCAAGTTGTTGCCCAGCAATCGAGATACGCAGAGGCTAA
- a CDS encoding Gon7 family protein has protein sequence MEDTNTTAAAPALHFSATYQSPANEPFTFSESLPAPPSSAPGDKSAYLNALRKSINASQEHINKELTARMEEDKAKEAAKNGGTTATKSAVDEALEEENYGEEAPPSDD, from the coding sequence ATGGAAGACACAaacaccaccgccgccgctccGGCCCTGCACTTCTCAGCAACCTACCAATCCCCCGCAAACGAACCCTTCACCTTCTCCGAATCCCTCCCCGCTCCACCATCCTCCGCGCCCGGCGACAAGTCCGCCTACCTCAACGCCCTGCGCAAGTCCATCAACGCCTCCCAGGAGCACATCAACAAGGAACTCACCGCCCGCATGGAAGAGGACAAGGCCAAGGAGGCCGCAAAGAACGGTGGCACCACCGCAACCAAGTCGGCCGTCGACGAGGCGCTCGAGGAGGAGAATTACGGCGAGGAGGCACCCCCCTCAGACGACTGA
- a CDS encoding vacuolar sorting protein 39 domain 1, whose amino-acid sequence MLSAFTARPIIELKQRDKSKIETILAHGLNSGALRIYRLNELPPPSPTQANGSSQPTTAGSQDATETNTTTEQPKKPTDLLREVEKFSNRAIEQLAVIKEANTLVSLSNYYVSLHDLGTYEPLETLSRTKNATCFAVTSNIVKDAATGIPEIISRLAVAVRRRLLLWSWHESELSADVGEVTLPESIRTVTWASATKIVCGMNAGYVLVDVVTHEVEDINSPGSAASGGQASRFGAVSSAGMGYMGLGGYMPKPLAAKLAEGELLLAKDINSMFITDEGKPVEKRQIPWQAAPEQIGYSYPYILALQAPSKGSLEVRNPETLHLLQTIPLPGAAQLHFPPPNVSLAHAGKGFHISSDRCVWKMGATDYDSQIDELVEKGKYDEAVSILNMLEDALLRNKKETLREVKMLKAEMLFKQKKFYDSMDLFNEDDVHAPPERVLKLFPPSIAGEMSGWAHGAQPDESGSDEKESEEEPQQKTNGDKPKEDAAETPASPAKGGVGFAKLFMGARKTVQPDAASIISKKDTIDVEETGSIRSKATENLPLEGEELLAAVTSLAGYLVGTRTRLQRVIDPSTGKLKRTDTNGSNEETMKSFMSGSHDDESGSQLEGEIRRTSRIVDTALFRTYMMTRPALAGPLFRLPNFCDPDVVNEALLSHSRYNELVDFFSGKKLHSQALELLKRFGTAETPDEAAPGLHGPQRTVIYLQTLPPSEIDLILQYSEWTLRADPKLAMEVFIADSENAETLPRGRIARFLGGIDPGLEVQYLEHIISELDESTPDFHNRLVELFIKHLKEKKRDDEWDAEMDRFVQFLKTSSQYSLSKAFSLIPRDDPAFYEAQAIVLSNMGSHKQALEIYVFKMKNYAKAEEDSRPSSPDQSRRPSSADDPEDSAPSIYHTLLSLYLTPPSPHKPAHDPALELLSRHGSRLPAASTLSLIPDDLPVRDLESYFRGRIRSANSVVNESRIVARLRDTELVSTQALLLLGDGIPGGQGGRNRRVTITEERLCGACHKRLGRSVVSVLPDNNVVHYACFNKATSQRPQSSRAGNWARRFS is encoded by the exons CCCAGGCCAATGGCTCCTCTCAACCTACCACGGCGGGTTCGCAAGACGCAACCGAGACCAACACGACGACAGAACAGCCGAAGAAACCTACAGAtctactgcgcgaggtagaAAAGTTCTCGAACAGGGCGATTGAGCAGCTCGCCGTAATCAAAGAAGCCAACACTCTTGTCTCGTTGTCGAACTACTACGTATCCCTCCACGACCTCGGAACCTATGAGCCTCTAGAGACTCTATCGCGAACGAAGAACGCCACCTGCTTTGCCGTCACATCAAACATCGTGAAAGATGCAGCAACCGGAATACCAGAGATTATAAGTCGCCTGGCGGTGGCTGTCCGTCGTCGATTGCTACTATGGAGCTGGCATGAAAGCGAGCTGAGCGCCGACGTTGGGGAAGTGACATTACCGGAATCGATACGAACCGTCACATGGGCCAGCGCGACAAAGATCGTATGCGGAATGAACGCGGGATACGTTTTGGTCGACGTAGTCACCCATGAGGTCGAGGATATCAACAGCCCAGGCTCTGCGGCATCAGGCGGGCAGGCTAGTCGTTTCGGAGCGGTGAGCAGCGCTGGAATGGGCTATATGGGCCTCGGAGGATACATGCCCAAGCCGCTCGCCGCGAAGCTTGCCGAAGGCGAGCTGCTGTTGGCCAAAGACATCAACTCCATGTTCATTACGGACGAAGGAAAGCCGGTTGAAAAACGACAGATTCCTTGGCAAGCTGCTCCTGAGCAGATCGGTTACTCATACCCATACATCCTGGCTTTGCAAGCTCCGTCAAAAGGCTCGCTTGAAGTCAGGAATCCAGAGACGTTGCACCTGTTGCAGACCATACCCCTTCCAGGGGCGGCGCAACTTCACTTTCCGCCACCTAATGTCAGTCTCGCTCACGCGGGTAAGGGGTTCCATATCTCCAGCGACCGATGTGTTTGGAAAATGGGGGCTACCGACTACGACTCACAAATCGACGAGCTGGTCGAAAAGGGCAAATACGACGAGGCCGTCAGCATCCTTAACATGCTTGAGGACGCCCTCCTCCGAAACAAGAAGGAGACTCTCCGAGAGGTCAAAATGCTCAAGGCTGAGATGCTTTTCAAGCAAAAGAAGTTTTACGACTCCATGGATCTTTTCAATGAAGACGATGTTCACGCACCACCTGAGCGAGTTCTCAAGCTTTTCCCACCATCCATCGCCGGAGAGATGTCTGGTTGGGCGCACGGAGCGCAACCGGATGAATCTGGTAGCGATGAGAAAGAGAGTGAGGAGGAACCGCAGCAGAAAACAAATGGAGACAAGCCCAAGGAAGATGCAGCGGAAACACCCGCATCCCCAGCAAAAGGAGGCGTTGGCTTTGCCAAGTTATTCATGGGTGCCCGCAAGACGGTGCAGCCAGATGCTGCCTCGATCATATCCAAGAAAGACACGATAGATGTCGAAGAGACTGGGAGCATCAGAAGCAAAGCCACCGAGAACCTGCCGCTTGAGGGCGAGGAGCTCTTAGCTGCCGTCACATCTTTAGCTGGTTATCTTGTCGGGACAAGAACGCGATTACAAAGGGTCATCGACCCGAGCACCGGCAAGCTGAAGCGGACAGATACCAATGGCTCCAACGAAGAGACCATGAAGAGCTTCATGTCTGGCTCGCACGACGACGAATCGGGGAGCCAGCTAGAGGGAGAGATCCGGAGGACGTCGCGAATTGTAGACACCGCTTTGTTCCGGACTTACATGATGACCAGGCCTGCTCTAGCTGGGCCCCTTTTCCGCCTCCCGAACTTTTGCGATCCAGACGTGGTCAACGAAGCACTGCTTTCACACAGCCGATACAACGAGCTGGTTGATTTCTTCAGCGGCAAGAAGCTTCACTCTCAGGCACTTGAGCTTCTTAAGCGCTTTGGAACTGCCGAGACACCTGATGAGGCTGCCCCGGGCTTGCATGGGCCTCAAAGGACAGTCATCTATCTTCAGACACTGCCGCCGTCTGAGATCGATCTCATCTTGCAATACTCGGAATGGACTCTGAGAGCGGATCCCAAATTGGCCATGGAAGTGTTTATCGCAGACTCTGAAAATGCCGAGACATTACCTCGTGGCCGGATCGCTCGCTTCCTGGGCGGGATCGATCCAGGATTGGAGGTGCAGTACCTGGAGCACATCATCTCCGAGCTTGACGAGTCAACTCCAGATTTCCACAACCGTCTTGTCGAACTCTTTATCAAGCATTTGAAGGAGAAGAAACGCGACGATGAATGGGACGCAGAGATGGATCGTTTCGTGCAGTTCCTCAAGACAAGCAGCCAGTACAGCCTTAGCAAGGCGTTCAGCCTCATCCCCCGCGACG ATCCTGCTTTCTACGAAGCTCAAGCCATAGTGCTGAGCAACATGGGCTCGCACAAGCAGGCACTGGAAATCTACGTCTTTAAGATGAAAAATTACGCCAAAGCCGAAGA AGACTCTAGGCCTTCGTCACCAGACCAGTCACGACGCCCGTCATCGGCGGATGATCCTGAGGATTCGGCTCCATCCATTTACCACACCCTTCTTTCGCTGTATTTGACCCCACCGTCACCCCACAAACCAGCACATGACCCGGCTCTCGAGCTATTGTCGAGGCACGGATCGCGTCTACCGGCAGCATCAACTCTCTCCCTGATTCCCGACGACCTTCCTGTTCGCGATCTCGAGTCATACTTCCGTGGCAGAATTCGGTCTGCTAACAGCGTCGTGAACGAGTCGCGCATCGTAGCTCGGCTGAGAGACACGGAACTGGTATCGACGCAAGCCCTCCTGCTCCTTGGCGACGGCATCCCCGGCGGACAGGGCGGGCGCAACAGAAGGGTGACGATTACTGAAGAGCGGCTATGTGGCGCTTGCCACAAGAGACTGGGGCGAAGCGTGGTGTCGGTTCTTCCGGACAACAACGTGGTCCATTATGCGTGTTTTAACAAGGCAACGTCGCAGCGACCGCAGAGCTCTCGGGCAGGAAACTGGGCTCGAAGGTTTTCGTGA